Proteins encoded by one window of Clostridia bacterium:
- the rpmE gene encoding 50S ribosomal protein L31, translating to MKPNIHPNYHEVTIECACGEKFISGSTIKGDTIKVEVCSKCHPFYTGKHKVAETGGRIDKFNKRYNIKG from the coding sequence ATGAAACCTAACATTCATCCCAATTATCACGAGGTTACAATCGAATGTGCCTGCGGTGAAAAGTTTATAAGCGGTTCTACCATAAAAGGCGACACAATTAAGGTAGAAGTATGCTCAAAATGTCATCCTTTCTATACAGGCAAGCACAAGGTAGCAGAAACTGGCGGAAGAATTGACAAGTTCAACAAGCGTTATAACATAAAGGGCTAG